From one Bacillota bacterium genomic stretch:
- a CDS encoding thiamine pyrophosphate-binding protein, giving the protein MRAAEVAVKILESEGVDVAFGIPGAGINPFYKYLGQSNQIKHYIARHEEGAAHAAIGYARASGKMACCVATSGPAATNFVTGLYTAQIDSIPIVAITGQNVRAQLGKESFQCVDIATIARPVVKGSWCITEPARLPGIMREAFRIARQGRPGPILIDLPLDVQMEEIDYDPDLDAPLAWENPKPDPKKIERAIEMILASQSPVILLGGGVILSGATEELRQFAEYLSIPVVTTYMGKGGMSPDHPLYCGQVGIQCNTPFGNRAFLQSDLVLGVGCRFSDRHTGGLATYTRGRKFIHVDVEPTQIGRIIPADLGIVSDAKLALEALLEAARERTAKREAAGWVADIPTLREESARFLDYDGWPIKPQRLFAEINRFFDDDAIFTVGCGLVQIWSGQFQKISKPGRYLQSGGAGTLGYEVPAAVGAKIAKPEATVCSIVGDGGFSFRGEELAMACHYGIPIVVVVLNNGYLSLIRQNQK; this is encoded by the coding sequence ATGAGAGCGGCAGAGGTGGCTGTGAAGATCCTGGAGAGTGAGGGCGTGGACGTGGCCTTCGGGATTCCCGGCGCCGGCATCAACCCGTTCTACAAGTACCTTGGGCAATCCAACCAGATCAAACACTACATAGCCAGGCACGAAGAAGGGGCGGCGCACGCGGCCATCGGATATGCCCGGGCGAGCGGCAAGATGGCTTGCTGTGTCGCCACCTCCGGCCCTGCAGCAACTAACTTCGTTACCGGTCTCTACACCGCACAAATCGACTCCATTCCGATTGTGGCGATCACCGGGCAGAATGTCCGTGCTCAGCTGGGCAAGGAGTCATTTCAGTGTGTGGACATCGCGACCATTGCGCGCCCAGTGGTCAAGGGGTCGTGGTGTATAACCGAGCCTGCGAGGCTTCCAGGGATCATGCGCGAGGCGTTTCGAATTGCGAGGCAGGGAAGACCCGGGCCGATCCTCATCGATCTACCCCTCGATGTCCAGATGGAGGAGATCGATTACGACCCAGATTTGGACGCACCTTTGGCATGGGAGAATCCAAAGCCCGACCCCAAGAAGATCGAACGGGCCATCGAGATGATCCTCGCAAGCCAGTCGCCGGTGATCCTTCTGGGCGGGGGCGTGATATTGTCGGGAGCTACAGAGGAACTCCGGCAGTTTGCCGAGTACCTTTCGATCCCTGTGGTCACCACCTACATGGGCAAAGGAGGCATGTCCCCCGACCACCCGCTCTACTGCGGGCAGGTTGGGATCCAGTGCAACACACCTTTCGGGAACCGGGCGTTCCTCCAGTCAGACCTTGTGCTCGGAGTAGGGTGCAGGTTCAGTGACCGCCACACAGGCGGGCTCGCGACATACACACGAGGCAGGAAGTTCATCCACGTCGACGTGGAACCCACTCAGATCGGCAGGATCATCCCAGCCGACTTGGGCATTGTCTCCGATGCCAAGCTGGCCTTGGAGGCTTTGCTCGAGGCCGCCCGCGAGAGGACGGCGAAACGCGAGGCCGCAGGATGGGTCGCCGACATACCCACCCTCCGCGAGGAGTCCGCGCGATTCCTGGACTACGATGGGTGGCCGATCAAGCCCCAGAGGCTGTTCGCTGAGATCAACCGGTTCTTCGACGATGACGCCATATTCACCGTCGGGTGCGGCCTGGTTCAGATATGGTCGGGGCAATTCCAGAAGATCTCAAAGCCCGGGCGGTACCTGCAGTCCGGCGGGGCGGGGACCCTTGGTTACGAGGTCCCTGCGGCTGTGGGGGCCAAGATCGCGAAGCCCGAGGCGACGGTCTGCTCCATTGTGGGCGACGGCGGGTTTTCTTTCCGCGGCGAGGAACTCGCAATGGCGTGCCATTACGGCATCCCCATTGTAGTTGTGGTGCTGAACAACGGCTACCTCAGCCTCATCAGACAGAACCAGAAGT